ATTCCAGCTGCGACGTTTTGTATCGGGCTCATGCCGATCGAGACTGGCTCTCGGAAGGGATCCCGCTCCCGATGATTGCGTCGACATCGATTTCGATTCTCAGATCGGGATGAATCAGCCCCGCCACTGCCACCAGGGTGCCGGCTGGCCGTATGGCGCCAAAGGACGGCGCGAGTTCCTCACGCACCGCGGAGAGATCTGCCATGTCGGTGAGATAGATGCGATAGCGAACGATATCGTTCATCTTCGCCCCCGCGCGTTCGAGAGCGGCTTCGATGTTGGAGAGCACCTGTCGCGTCTGGGCGCGCACATCGTCCTTGCCGATCACCTGTCCGTCCAGCAGAGAAATCATGCCGGAGACAAAGACACTCGTCCCGACGCGAACCGCCGGGGAATAGTTTCCCGCGGGTGGCCCAAACGAAATCAACTGACGTGGAGCCTCGTTTCCGTCGTTTGTCATGATCGGTCGGTGCTTTCGCTTGTGGCGAGCTCGAGCTCCCACTGGACCCCGTAGGGCCGCTTGGCATAGTCGAAGAGATAGTCGGCATAGCGCGCTCGCTCCGGATCGGTGATGCCGCGATCGGCCTCCTTGACCTCGGAGAACTGGAACATGAACGTCACGTCGCCGTTGCGGTAGAAGAAGTAGAGGCTCCAACGCTCGTCCCGTTCCAGCATGGTGAAATCGCTGATGAGCCGGTCCCGGTTGCGTTGCAGGTGCGCGTACGCCGCGGCCAGGTCGTCGACGACAAAGCCGAGGTGGTGCCAGCGTGAGGCTCCGCCGGTCGAGAGTGGTCCGCCTTCACCTGTGTCGAAGAGCATGATGGTCGTGGGTCCAGTGGTGAGCACCGTCAGATGGGGATCGTCGCGCATGACCCGCATCTGAACGACATCGCGCAGGAAGTCGCGCGCGCCGGGCCGATCCTCGACAGAAATCGCCAGATGATCGAATCCAATGTTGCGCCAGGATCCGTCCGCCTCAGGGATCGGTTCGGCAAAGGTGACGATCCGGTCGATGTGAAGATGATCCGCCAAATCGCCGAGGAAGTTGTCGGGATAGAGCTCGCGTCCGTCTTCGCTGCGAAAAACGAGCCGGTGCCCTGCAGTGAACTGGGTCGGCAACGCTGCATGGAACGCCTCATGGATGATGGCGCCGCGTCGAGCGGTGAGTGGATACTCTGTCCCGTTCAAGAGAAAAACGATGTCGATCTGCTGATCCGGATTGATAGGGGGCATGTGCTCGCTCCGTAGAGGAAACGGTCCGGATTCGGAACCACCGGCTAGCTCCAAGCGTACACTCATGCGAAACGGAGCGGATGAGCCGTTCCGACGATGGGGCATGCCCAATTCAGGAACAACAACGCCATGAATCGATTGTCACCCAACTCTGAGCCAGCTCCTCGATTTCGAGGCGCCATGGCCGGCAGGGTGTTGCTTGCTTGCCTGGTGCTCGGTGCGTTTCTCGCGGCATTCTGACTGCCGAAGCCGTCGGGACGCGCGTGGCCACCGCTTCGACCTCGATCGCCGACCAGCCCGACTTTTCGACGCTGCAAACGGTCTGGGATCTCATTCACGAGGAGTTCGTCGATCGAAAAGATCGACGATCAAAGCTGCTCCTCTATGGCGCCATGCGCAGGATGGTCGACAGTCTCGGAAGGAGATGCCGGGCATTCGAGCTTCCTCGATCCAGCCGAAGCAGAAATTGTTTCGCGCCGCACTCGAGGAGAGCTCATCGGCCTGGGGATCAGCATCGAATACCGCAATCGGGAACCGGTGAATCGTCAGCGCCGATCAAAGATTCCCCGGCAGAAAAGGCCGGCATCCGCGGGCGACATCATCACGTCGAGATCGACGGTCAAAGCCGACCTTGGGCGCGGCCGATGCGGTATCGCTCCATCTGCGCGGAGAGGAGGGAACGCCAGTCACGCTGACGGTCGATCGGGCGACCTCCGCGGAGCTGATCGAGATTACGGTGATGCGTGGGCGGGTCGATCTCGATCGATGACCTGGGCGTATCTGCCAGACGGGCTCGCGATCGTGCAACTGCATGAGTTTTCAGCCGGCTCGGCCAGGCGGTCAAAGCGTTGCAAGAGATAACTGCCAGTGGCGAAGTCACGGGCATAGTGCTCGACCTGCGGAACATTAACCCGGGCGGATATCCTGCCCGAAGCCATCACTGTCGCGAGCGGTTCTGCCCGAGGGCAAGACGATCTATCTCCAACAGGAACGGGGTGGACAGGGATGAGCTATCGCCACCATTGGCAACGATGGTACCGCGCTGGATGTGCCGCTGGTGGTGCTCGTGAATCGGGCTTCCGCCTCCGCGGCCGAGATCGTTACCGGCGCGCTGCGAGACAATGGCCGCGCGCTTGTGATCGGCGAACGGACCTATGGAACCGGCACCGTCGTTTCGACGTTCGACTGCAGGGCGGATCGGCGCTGGCGCTCGGTACATCCTTCTGGAAGACGCCCGATGGCGATCTGGCCTGGAAGGTCGGACTGGAGCTGGATATCGAGGTTCGGCAAGCGGACGATCTGGGAATCATCGATATCATCGATGGTCAGGCGCTCCGACACCCAGCTCGTCGCCGCGCAGGACAGGCCCGCTCCAGGCCAGCGGTCGAGACGCTCCACGACGATATCGCCGCGGCGGCGCAGGTCACGGGGAGTGGCCTCCGGGAAAGATCGAAGAGGAGGTCGCCGCGCATCCCGCGTCTTTGGGTTCTGCATGGTATCGTTGCGCCGGTTCGCTCAGACGTCGCTGACCGTTCCCGAGCCTCAACGAGCCGCACGATGTTGCTTCAAGGGGGCAGCGACCACGATATTCTCTGTCGAAAGTTGGCCCGCAACCGGCGGCTCGCGCATGGATATCGTTGCGCGGCGCTTTCAGAATTCCTGGTCGTCGGCGCTGTCGGGCTGGGCGTGAATCAAGGGATGCTCTTTCTCCTGCACAGGGGATCGGCTCACATCTCGTCGTCTCCTCGACCATCGCCATCTTCATTTCGATGATCGTTACGTTCATGCTCAACGAGCATTGGACGTGGCACGACCGCGGCAGCGGGCCAACCTGTATCGGATGCTGAAGTACTTCCCCATCAATCTCGTTGGGCTGGTGATCAACGTGGTCATCCTCAAGACGTTGAGTGGCGGAGACCGGAATGAACTATCTGATCGCCAACTTGTTCGGCGGGCGCCGCGGTTTGGAACTTCATTCTCAACAATCACTTCCGTGGGGAGAAAACGGTGTAACACCGATACACCTCGAAGTGCAGATGCGTGCGAATGGCCCGTGGTGGTATACCCTTATGTGCTGCTCTTCGAACGAGACGATTGAGCGGCCTGCCAGTGCCGGCAGCGTTGAGCCGCACGAATGCGTCTCCCCATCGACGATTCAACCTGTACCCTTTCGGAGGAATGTGACCGAATGCAGTTTCGAGTAACGGGCACAGCGGCAGGGTGACCGAGCCGCGCGACACCAGAACCGGTCCCGGCGGACTCTGCTCGGCATACGTGCTTTCGAAAGCCGGCGTCAAGGCGACCATCGTCGGCGGGCGCCGTTCGTGGGCGAACAGCACGCCATCAAGCGGGACACCGAGTACGGCGAATTCAAGTTCGACATCGGTGGGCATCGCTGGTTTACCAGAACGACCGCCTGAACGATCTCTTCAAGGAAGTGATCGGCGAGGTACTCTGGGTCAACCGCATTGGCCAGGATCTATTTCGATGGCAAGTACGTCGACTATCCCCTCAAGATCAGCAACGCGCTCAAAGCCATCGGTCCGGTGACAGCTGCTCAGGCAATGGCCGATTACGGCCGCACCCGGGCGCAGAAGAAGGTGCACGTCCGACACCGGTCGAATCGATGGAAGACCTCTATCGGTAGTTCGGTCCGACGCTCTACAAACTCTTCTTCAAGAACTACTCGGAAAAAGGTCTGGGTCTACCGTGTGACCAGATGAGTGGCGACTGGGTGACGCACCGAAGGGGATGTCGATCGTCACGGCGGTCAAAGACCGTCGTCCGTCAAGGGCGCAGTCGTTCCTGATCGATGAGTTCATGTACGTATGGATTCGGACGCCTTTCCGAACGCATGACCGACAAGATCGAAGCCATGGGCAACCAGGTGCGGCTTGGTGCTGGCGTCACCAGGTGCATCGTGACCAAGCTCAACGTTACAGGAGTGACGGTCGAAACCGAGAATGGCGAGGAGCGCCTGGAAGCGACGGTATTTCGTCCATTCCGCTGACGGTGCTCGC
The nucleotide sequence above comes from Thermomicrobiales bacterium. Encoded proteins:
- a CDS encoding VOC family protein, with product MPPINPDQQIDIVFLLNGTEYPLTARRGAIIHEAFHAALPTQFTAGHRLVFRSEDGRELYPDNFLGDLADHLHIDRIVTFAEPIPEADGSWRNIGFDHLAISVEDRPGARDFLRDVVQMRVMRDDPHLTVLTTGPTTIMLFDTGEGGPLSTGGASRWHHLGFVVDDLAAAYAHLQRNRDRLISDFTMLERDERWSLYFFYRNGDVTFMFQFSEVKEADRGITDPERARYADYLFDYAKRPYGVQWELELATSESTDRS
- a CDS encoding Rid family hydrolase, which encodes MTNDGNEAPRQLISFGPPAGNYSPAVRVGTSVFVSGMISLLDGQVIGKDDVRAQTRQVLSNIEAALERAGAKMNDIVRYRIYLTDMADLSAVREELAPSFGAIRPAGTLVAVAGLIHPDLRIEIDVDAIIGSGIPSESQSRSA